In the Agrococcus beijingensis genome, CAACCTGCTGAACGTCGACCGTGTGCTGCTCGTGCAGCACACCCGCTGCGCGATGGCCTCGAAGTCGGAGCGCGAGCTGCTCATCGACATCTCCCAGGCCGCGGGCGTCGACGCGTCGTGGCTCGACCTCGGCGCGATCGAGCATCAGCGGCTCTCGATCATCGAGGACGTGCACCGCGTGCGGTCGCACCCGCTCATCGGCGACCGCGCCCGCGTCGGCGGGTTCCTCTACGACGTCGACTCGGGACTGCTCGAGCAGGTCGCCTGAGGCATGATCGGGCCATGAACAGGGCATGATCGGGCCATGAGCGACAACCCCTTCGAGCGCGTGCCGCTGGCCGACCTGCGCGAGCGCACGAGCATCAAGTGGCGCTTCTTCGAGCCCGACGTGCTGCCGATGTGGGTCGCCGAGATGGATCTGCTGCCCGCCGAGGCCGTCACCCGCGCGGTGCACGACGCGATGCTCCGGGGCGACACGGGCT is a window encoding:
- a CDS encoding beta-class carbonic anhydrase; amino-acid sequence: MDQAFNDLLAHNREFASNFDLQGFDGVAKSGVAMVTCMDSRIDPLGMIGLVPGDAKILRNPGGRATERTLVALVLGVNLLNVDRVLLVQHTRCAMASKSERELLIDISQAAGVDASWLDLGAIEHQRLSIIEDVHRVRSHPLIGDRARVGGFLYDVDSGLLEQVA